The Reichenbachiella carrageenanivorans region ATCAAAGATTACCTCAAGTTGAGATTGATCAGTTCGAATACAGGCTATTTGTCGAACGACTTTGTAATGACTGCTTTCAATTTTTATAGCAAGCAACTATCGGGGCAGCAAGAAATGAGGCCACGATCAAAAAGGATGGTAAATGCCACCAATGGCAACTTGGGCGATGCTTTGAGCAAGCTTTATGTAGATGAGGTGTTTCCCCCTGAGGCGAAAGCCAAGTGCTTAGAAATGGTAAATAACATCAAAGCGGCTATGCACAAACGCATAGATGGCTTGACGTGGATGAGCGACGAGACCAAGAAGGAAGCGCACATGAAATTGAAAAAACTCAAGGTGAAAATAGGATACCCAGACGAGTGGAAAGACTATGGTAGCGTGGAGATTACTAAAGATAATTTTCTTCAAAATAGATGGAATGCCAATGCTTTTGCCAACTCGGAGAACTTTGGAAAACTGGGCAAGCCCATCGATCCAAACGAATGGCATATGGCTGCTTCTGTAGTGAATGCCTACTATAATCCACCAGCCAATGAAATCGTATTTCCAGCGGGTATTTTGCAGCCTCCGTTCTACAATTACAAGGCTGATGAAGCCGTAAATTACGGTGGGATTGGCGCTGTGATAGGCCATGAAATCACGCATGGATTCGACGATAGCGGTAGGAAATATAATCACGAAGGACAATTGAAAGATTGGTGGACAGAAGAAGATGGAGCTGAATTTGAAAGGCGTGCAGAAGTAATGGTGGCTCAGTACAATAGCTTCACTGTGCAGGATACACTTCATGTGAATGGCAAGTTGACACTTGGAGAAAATATTGCAGACCTTGGTGGAATGCTGATTGCCTACGATGCACTGCAAATGTTTTATGATAAAAACGGGAGGCCAGACAACATCGATGGGATGACACCAGAGCAGCGCTTCTTTATGTCGCAGGCCACCCTATGGAGAGGTAAATATAGACCAGAGCTAGAGCAGCGCCTACTGATCGGAGACACACACTCACCAGGCAAGTTTAGAGTAAATGGCCCTGTGTCTAGCATGACGGCATTTTACGATGCCTTTGGGATCAAAGAAGGTGATGCGCTTTGGAGATCTGAAGATGAACGTGTGGATATTTGGTAAAAAGCCAAAATCCTTGTAGCTTTTCCCTTACAACTAAACCAAGATTAATATGGGTAAAGGAGATGTTAAAACTAAAAAAGGAAAAATTAGCAAAGGGTCTTTTGGCGTAAGCCGACCACATAAAAAGAAGGCTGTAGTCGTAGAGAAGCCTAAAGCTAAAAAGAAAAAATAGCCCTAGGCTAGGGTTTGTTTGAAACAAAAAGAGGGGTTGAGGATTTAGAAAGTTTCTAAATTCTCAACCCCTCAATATTTTAGAGGAGTGGTGTTTAGTTTGTTTCTTTAAATAGGTGTGGTTTTCTCTTGTTGTATAGATTCTATAAAGTCTATCTAATATTAGAATGGTAAAGACAGTTTTTTCTAACTTTCCTTATGAACTTACCCAAACCACTCCTGCTAGCTGTCCTATTTTCGCTATTCTTTTGTAGTGCTCGTGCTCAAATCGATAGCCTGAAATCAGTGCTAAAAACGGCTGAGGGAGTGCCTCGTGTGCAGCTACTCAATAAGATTTCGTTTACCTACGGTTATTCCAACTTCGATTCGGCGCGATACTACGGAGAGCTTGCACTGGCATCGGCTCAGACTTTGGGCTATATCAAAGAAGAGCTTGAGGCTATGATCAATGTCAGTTATTCCTATTTCGATGAAGGACGAACGGATACGGCTATCTATATAACTAAAATCTGTCTGGTAAATGCACATGATCAAGGTCAGTTCCTACCCGAGATGGATGCCTATTTGGCTTTGGGTAATTTTTATGATGATAAAAACAAACTGGATAGTGCAGCATGGGCTTACAGCCAAAACATATCGATAGGCAAGGAAAACGATAGGGTGCAAAAAACGACAGCAGCCGTTGGGAACTTAGGCAATCTCTACAAACAACAAGGCTTGTATGATCTGGCTATTGGCCAATATGTAGCTGCAGCAGAGCTCAATTTGAGCATGGGCAATGTGAATAAACAGGCCAATTATCTAGCAAATATTGGTTTTATCTATTTAGAGACGGATGCCTATGAGCAAGCCTTGACTTATTTTACAGAAGCCTATGATTTAGTTAAGGATTCAGATTATAACAGAAATAAGTGGCATGCTTTGACTGGTAAGAGCTTGGTGCATGTCAATTTGAAACAGTACGAACAAGCCATGGAGGGGTTTGAAATGATATTGAAAGAAGCCAAAGAATCAGGCGATCCTTATCAGGTTCCTTCGACCTTACACAATTTGGCTGATCTCAGCAATGAACAAGGAGAGCATAAAAAGGCTTTGGTTTATTGTCTGGAGGCATTGGAGCGGTTTGAGGCTTTGCAGTCACAGGTAGCAATCACTCAAACACACAGTTTATTATGTTCTATTTATGGGGAACTCGGTCAAACGAATCAGGCCTTACTACACTGCGATACCGCATGGGCTTTGGCAAAAGCTCACGAACTGTCTGCCACTTTTCAAGACATTTATGAGATAAAGTCTAATGTTTTGAGTGGTGCATTAAGATATGAGGAGGCCTATGCTACTCGATTGCAATACGAAAAGACGAAAGATGAACGCCAAAGTGCCGCAAGAGCGCGTAATATAGAAGCACTCAATACACAATTCAAAACCAAGGAAAAAGAACTCCAAATCAAAGTACAAGAAGAGCAGCTGGCTGGTCAAGAGACGTTCATTAAACAGCAGCGAGCCATCCAATTGCTGATCTTGGTGGTACTACTATTCGTGGTTGGTTTGGCGATGGTCATTTGGAAAAACAATAAAAAACAACGCACTGTAAATGCACAACTCAGCGAACAAAAAGAGATTATCGAAAGAACAAGTAAAGAGCGGGAGACCCTGCTCAAAGAAATACATCACCGGGTAAAAAACAATTTGCAAGTTATCTCCAGCTTACTCAGTATGCAGTCTCGGCAGATGGAAGACGGGGAGGCCAAAATTGCGGTACGCGAAGGTCAAAGTAGGATCAAGTCCATGTCGCTCATTCACCAAAAACTATATAGCCAGGATGAACTGTCGAGAATCAATATGAGCGAGTATATAGATGAACTCAGCCACTTTTTGTTTAAAAGCTATAAGGCCAATAATCATATAGAGGCCGTCATCAACACGCAGCGATGCCTTTTGGATGTCGATACAGCAGTGCCTCTCGGACTAATCATTAATGAGCTCATCGCCAATGCCCTAAAGTACGCCTTTGACGGAGATCAGATGGGTGTTGTACAGGTCAATTTAGAGTCGAATGGCGAGGAATACAAACTCCGAATCAGCGACAACGGCAAGGGACTGCCTGAGGGTTGGAATACGGGAAAAAGCATGGGCATGCGTCTGGTTCATATCTTGGTCGATCAGATCGACGGTACCCTTCACATAGATGGAGACAGCGGCACTTCGTTTACCATCACTTTTAGAGACACTCAGGCTGCCTAGGGTTTAGCAGGAGTAGATTCAAATTTGTAATACAAATTCCCGTAGTTCAAATACATTATTCTGCTGTTCGTCCCAGCAACAGAAAAAAAGTAAGGGATTGTCTATTTATTAGCGTCTTTCACAAACTAATAAATAGAGATTATGAAATCACTTATACTACTAGTGAGGCTGATGACCTTGATGATTCTACTCACGTTTTTGCAATCCTGTGACCTTGATGAGCTTCTTGGCAAAGAAGAAGATCCCGATTTTGGAAAAGAACTGCCTGCCAAAATACAAGGCAGCTGGTACAACGCCTCTGGTGTATGGCTGTACGAAATAGGTACGGATACGGAAGAAGGCTATTACATTCAGACAGAAGACGTTCAATATTTTTACACCGAGTATGACTTGACCTCTGGCGTATACACGGTTTTGGCAGAATCTCTAGATGGTAATGAGGCACAGTTTTACATCATCCCTGGTAGTGAAAGCTACATCATGGCTATTTCGCAGGAATCACCGAGTTCTGGGCTCGTGACTGTATGGAATGATATAGAGCTGATAGGCTCTGGCGAAGTGTCTGGAGGAGGTTTGCCAACCACGATGTACGATGGTTGGTATAACGCCAATAGCATCTGGTTGTGGAGCATACAAAAGAGCACCCCTGATAATTATGTGCAAACAGGTAATGTGAAGTACTATTTTGAGGAAGCAGATGTGTCTTTGTCTAACGAAGCGTATAAGGTATTAGGAGTTTCTGCTTCGGGTACAGCCAGGACTTTTTATTTCAAACACGGAGCTAATACTTCTGAACTTCAAGCTAGTACGGTTTCTTCTACTTCTGGTTTTGAGACGTATTGGAATGCGGTGTCTAATATCCCACTACCGCATGCGTTGTTTACAGCTTCTAGTGGAAACATAGCCACTGGGGAGTCTGTACAATTCAATGATTATGCCTCCTATGCCGTGAAATATTTATGGACATTTGAAGGAGGAACGCCTGCTACCTCTTCGGATAAAAATCCAAAGGTAACTTATAATTCGGCAGGTGAATTCAAAGTGTCTTTGAAGGTGACCAACTATGCTGGGACGCATACCGAAGAAAAAGATAATTATATTAAAGTATCCGCTTCCTCAGTGACCCGAGGTTTTGCTTGGTGTGGCAACCCTACTAGTATTAGTTATACACCAAGTACTAGTTATTCCTACAATTCTAAAGGAGGAGCCATTTCAGTTACAAGATCCACTACGGGTTCATATGCGGTCAGATTTGCGGGCATGTCTATGAGCAATGCCCATGTGCAGGCTTCATTATATGGCGATTCCGAAGGAGCCGTTAGAGTTTTGAGTTGGTCTAATTCAGGTGCCGATTTGGTTGTAGACGTACGCACATTTGATAATGAGGCTAACTTGGCTGACCGTACCTTCAATATATTCGTGACGGGGACAGGTTTTGAAGGCGCTTATTTATATGCTAGTGAGGAGTCGTTGGGCAGTTATACACCTACTACTACCAAATCCTATAACAGTAGTGGAGGAAGTCCTACCATCACCAGTTCTTCTGTTGGTACATACAAAGTCAAGATACCAGGTGCAGGTAGCAGCTTAGGCAATGTACAAGTAACAGCCGCAGGGGCAGTAAGTGCTATTGCAAAAGTTAAAGAATGGAGTATCCTAGGGAACGATTTGATCATAGAGGTACGCACTTACCATTCTGGTACTGGAGCACTGAAAGATGCTGAATTTAATCTCTTATACACTAAAAATTTGACTAATGTCAAAGGGGCTTATGGCTACGCACTATATGAGACTGCTACTACGGCCTATACGCCAAGCCGTACGAGTAATTCTGCCACAGGAACCATGTATATGAGGAAAATAGAGACAGGGTCATATGAAGTAATTGTATCTAATCAAGCAGGAAGCGGAAATACCATTTTAGTAACCGCACATGGAAATAATAACTATAAGGCGAGTGTGTCTAGTTGGTCTTCGTATGGAGCGGATCTAAAGGCGTATGTCAATACCTACAATAGTAATGGAGTACTTACAGATGCTGAATTTACCTTTTTTACCATTTACCAAGATTAACCTAGTTGCGCTTTCTAGTTTGTGAAAAGACGATTGATTGATTCAAGCGAACTGGTTTTTTTAAAAATGAAAGCACCACTTGCAAACGGCAGTGGTGCTTTTTGTTTTTTTATACATTCGTTTTGATTTAAGAATTAGCCTGTGAAATTGGGTGAGTTACTTTTAGTTCTAGGCCTTATGGTGTAAAAAACGTTAAGTAATGCCTAGCCAGAGAGGCAAAATGGCCTTTGGAAAGAAGAGCATACACCCTTTCACATCTTTTGTCTAGCTTTGCCAAATGGCAGTGAAGCACGAACTAAAGGATTGGCTACCCATTACTAAAAAGGAACTGGAAGCACATGGGTGGGACGAATTGGATGTGGTGATCATCTCTGGTGACGCCTATGTGGATCATCCAGCTTTTGGTGGTGCGGTAATTGGGCGAATCATCGAGTCGGCTGGCTATCGTGTGGGCATCATCCCGCAGCCCAACTGGCAAGACGACCTTCGTGACTTTAAGAAATTTGGCAAACCCAAATTGTTTTTTGGAGTGACCTCAGGCTGTATGGATTCGATGGTGAATCACTACACGGCCAACAAACGAAAACGCTCCAACGATGCCTATACACCTGGTGGAGAGGCTGGCTTCCGACCCGACTATGCCACCATCACCTATAGCAAAATCCTCAAAGAAATTTATCCAGATGTTCCCGTTGTGATTGGCGGCGTAGAAGCCAGCCTCAGACGCGTGACGCACTACGACTATTGGTCAGACCAACTGATGCCTTCTATCTTGGTAGATAGTGGAGCCGATCTGCTGGTGTATGGCATGGGAGAGCAGCCCTTGCGGGAAATCATGAGTTTGTTGGGCAAAGGCGTGCCGTTTCATCAGCTCACCAATATCCCACAGACCAGTTATAAAATGCCTCGACAAGAGGACGTGCCAGCACACAAAGACTGGAAAGACATTGTTCTGAATACCCATGAAAAATGCTTGCGCGACAAGAAATCTTATGCTTCTAATTTTAAGCATGTAGAACAGGAGTCTAATAAGCTTAGAGCAGATCGTATCATACAGGCAGCGGGTGATTTTAATGTGGTAATCAATCCGCCGTACTACACCATGACGGAACAGGAGATTGACCAGTCGTTTGATATGAACTACACCAGACTGCCTCATCCTAAATACAACAAGCGAGGACCAATACCCGCTTATGAGATGATCAAGTTTTCGATCAACATGCACAGAGGGTGTTTTGGTGGTTGTAGTTTCTGTACTATTTCTGCACATCAGGGCAAATTCATCGCCAGTAGGAGTCAGGATTCTATTATGAAGGAAGTAGATCAGGTGGTGAATATGCCAGATTTCAAAGGCTATATCTCAGACCTAGGAGGCCCTTCGGCCAATATGTACGGACTGAAAGGCAAGGTGCAAGAAATCTGCGATAGGTGTGTGAGCCCGTCTTGTATCCATCCTGTGATCTGTAGTAACTTGGATACGGATCACAGCCAGATGACGGAGCTTTACCGCAAGGTAGACAAACACCCGAAGGTGAAAAAGGCATTCGTAGGCAGTGGCATTCGCTATGACCTGCTCACCAAAAGCTACAACAAAGATGCTAACGATAGCATAGACGAATACATGGAGCAATTGATTACTCGCCATGTGTCTGGTAGACTGAAAGTAGCACCCGAGCATACTGCCGATGATACTTTGAAGATTATGCGAAAGCCGTCTTTCAAGCATTTCCATGAATTCAAAAAGAAATACGACAAAATCAATGAGAAGCATCAGCTCAATCAGCAGCTGATTCCTTATTTTATATCTAGCCACCCGGGCTGCAAGGAGGAGGACATGGCCAATCTAGCGGCAGAGACCAAAGATATGGGCTTCCGATTAGAGCAGGTACAGGATTTTACACCTACGCCCATGACCGTGGCCACGGTCATTTACTACTCAGGGTACCACCCATACACCATGCAGCGGCTATTCACGCCCAAGTCCGAGAAAGAAAAGCGCAACCAGCACATGTTCTTCTTTTGGCACAAGAGCGAATACCGCCAGCGCATCAAAGATAAGCTGCAAAGTAAGGGTAGGGAAGATCTGATCGAAAGACTGCTCAGTAACAGACCACCACAAAAGTCGTTTGGGCAGAAAAAGACGGAATCGGCAGGTACGTTTGGTAAGAAAAAATCATTTGCAGGCAAGCGATCGGGGAAGAGTAGGAGGAAGTAACCCCTACGTTTTACTCTAATGAGTAACTCTTGGATGCGCTTGTGCCTCTTTTCGATTGGCAATATGTTTTGCTATAAGCGAAATATTATTTTCAAAATGGTGTTAACATTTTGCTTATTGTTTTGCTTCAGAAGCATATTCTTTGGCTTTTTTATAACCATATGCTATCATTTCTGCTGATCTGTCGAAATCAAGTGTACCACAGATGTTTCTAGGGATTACGATTTCGATATCTGGAGGATACGCAGCTAGTTTTTGCCTAGCTATCGTACTTTGCATGGCATCAAACGCTTTGTCAGCAATGGTGTACATGCTCCAACTTTGTTCTGTTACCACCGTGCTTTTTAATTTTAAGCTATCAACAAAGCCCGTAATTCTGTTTTGAAAAGGTGAAATTGCTTTAGAAGAAGTAAACTCATTCGTAATGTTTATAGGAGGGCCTCCAAGATTTACAGCTATTGTTAGGTCTGTATTGTCACCAAAAGTAGGGGCTATAGGCACTGGGTTTAGTACACCACCATCAATCAATTTTATTCCATTATAATCTACAGGGGTGAAAAATAAAGGCAAAGAAACTGACGCTCGAATAGCATCAAATAGAGATCCTGAATTTAACCATATTTCTTTTTCTGTATCTATAGCTGCGGCAACAGCTGTATAGGGAATAGGAAGATCCTCAATTTTGACATTGCCTATGAGGTTGATTAAAGTGTCAATCATTTTATCTCCTTTGAATAGACCACTACCATCCCAGGAAATATCAAGTAGAGATACAATGTCGGACTTGGTAATGGAACACATCCATTCTTCCAAAATTTCAAGTTTTCCTAAAGCATAAGCACCCCCTATGACTGACCCTATGGAGCAACTTGAAATGGACTTTATTTCATAATCATTTTCTTGAAGCCATCTAATAACTCCAATATGGGCGAGGCCTCTGGCTCCTCCACTACCTAGGACAAGAGAAACGGTCTTTTTATTTGATTGCATTAGATTAATAATTTATGGATATGAAGATAGCTCAATTAGCTAATTCCCATACCGTTCTGGGTCACCTCGTTGGGTTGGATCAGTCGGAGCTTGCCGTCGTGGTCTTCGGCCATCAGGATCATGCCTTGCGATTCTATGTCCATAATCATCAAGATGTTGGTTCTTTGTTTTTTCTGGGCTGAACCAGTGGCATGTAAAAAAACACATACTACTATGGGCGTCCAAAATGATTTGTTTGTTCTTATGGTTTTTGGTTTAAGATGAAAACCCTCCAAGGATTTCATACCCTTGGAGGGTTTTACTAGCTTAACATTACTTCACAAATTCCAAATCATTATTTAGGAGTAAAACTTCCAGACTCTTGTCTTACGGGGTATTCTTTAAAAGTAGCCATGAAATTCGCTACCACATCTTTCAATGGCTCAAAAGCAAACATACGTTTGAGTAACCAGTCGTCATAGTAAGAAGAGCTTTCCATGGCTGATTCAAATGGGTCTGCATATAAATCAACCAATAGAGGTGCTTTATGTGGGGTTTGCATTTCAGTCCATGCGCCGAGTCCTTCATGGTCTTGTGTGGAGAAGTGAAACTTCCAACGTCCAATACGAACTGCTCCCAAAGTGCCATCATCTACAAAGGCAAAGAACTCATTACGAGGACCATTTTTCTCTTTTCCTGTGAGGTAAGGCATAAAGTTGTAACCATCCAAGTGCACCTTGAACCCTTGATATCCACTCAATAATTTGCCTTTGACATTGTCCTCACCAGCAGCAGCCACCAATGTTGGCAAACAGTCTTCTAAAGAAATGATTTCATTTGAGACTTTTCCAGCTTCAATTTTACCAGGCCACTTGATCATAAAAGGCACTCTCAGGCCACCTTCCCAAGTAGTGGCTTTTTCACCTCTAAACGGATTGGTGCCACCATCAGGCCATGAAAACTTCTCAGCGCCATTGTCTGTGGTGTAAATGACAATGGTGTTGTCCGCAATCCCAAGTTCCTCAAGCTTATCCAGCAACTGGCCAACTTGTTGGTCATGCTGAGCATAACCATCTGCATTGATACCTAGACCAGTTTTTCCTTCATACTCATCAGGTAGATGCGTAAAAATGTGCATTCTGGTAGTATTGAACCAACAGAAGAAAGGTTTGTCTGCTTTGCTCTGCTCTTCTATAAAATCCATCGTTCCATTCAAAAATTCCTGGTCGATGGTCTCCATACGCTTCTTCGTCAAAGGTCCCGTATCCTGAACTTTACCATCTGCAGTTGCTTTGATCACACCTCTTGGCCCATATTCTTTTCTAAACTTGGGGTCTTTAGGATAATCAGGGTTTTCTGGCTCTTCTTCTGCATTCAAATGGTACAAATTCCCAAAGAAAACATCAAAGCCATGGTTGGTTGGAAGAAACTTATCTAAGTCACCTAAGTGGTTTTTTCCAAACTGTCCACTGGAGTATCCAAGTGGCTTCAGCATCTCAGCGATAGTTGGGTCTTCCTTTTGTAATCCTATAGGGTCTCCAGGCATTCCGATTTTGAGCAGCCCTGTTCTTTTGGGAGATTGCCCTGTAATAAACGCGGCTCTTCCAGCTGTGCAACTTTGCTGTGCATATGCATCGGTAAAACGCATACCCTCCTTAGCTATGCGGTCTATGTTGGGAGTAGTATAACCCATCATACCGCTGTTGTAAGCACTGGTATTGAACCAGCCTATGTCGTCACCCATGATCACCAGGATGTTGGGTTTTTTGTTTTTTTTCTGTGCGTGGACCAGTGGCATGCAAAAAAAACATGCGACTATGAGCGTCCAAATTGATTTGTTTGTCCTCATGGTTTTGGTTTAAAATGAAAATCTTGAAAGAAGTTAAAAAAACTCCAAGGGTTTTAAACCCTTGGAGGGTTAATGTTCTATGTTATTTCACCTTCACAAAGTCGCCCGGCTTGTATGTACGGTCGAAGAAAGCCTGCTCTGGTCCATAGAAGCGGAACAAGCTAAACCAGCCTCTGCCAGGTACGGTTTTGATGAAGTTGGACTTGTTGTCTGGATTGTCTGGCCCTATGAAGAAGGTCACTGAACCGTCTTCGTTGGCTACCAACTCGTTCATGGTATTGAGAGAAGGATAAACTTGCCCCTCGGCATCTACACCCGCTGCGGTCTCTGCGTCATACAAAGTGAGTGAGGTAAACAGCTTGGCAGGCATATCAGCAGGGAAGGTAATTTCATAGCTGTTTTCACCCATCAGGTAGTTGCCTTCGCTGTCTTTGTAAGCATTGCCATATTTGGCTCCCAAGCCGACGATAGACGACATCATACCTGTACTGATCGAGTAGTGATTGATGTACATGTGCGCTTTGGCATTGACATCTGTATGCTTGGTCACTCTGTCTCTAAATTCCTCGTCTATCAAAGTATGCATAAAATCATCAAGCTCTGTATGTGCATGAGCGACCCATTTGCGGTCGTTCCACCACAGTCCGTCAGGCTCTCCGTCAAAATTAGCCGCGATGTTTTTGGCCATGCGCCAAGCTGTCTCGGCAGCCTGACCTAGTAGTTCCTTTTGGCGAGCTGTCGGGTTGAATTTCCCTCCTTTTTTGATGCCCATAGCTGCCAATGTGCCGTGCATATAGGGATCGATATTGTCCACTCGGTCGCTTTGGATAAAACGATTGAGCATTTCGAAATACGAGTAATCATGCGCAAACAAAGCATAAGAAGGGATGTCAGAGGCTTGCTGAAAATCCATCGGCTTAGCCTCACCCTCTAGCGGGTAAATCTTGATCCCCTGTACTGCGTCTACGCCAGGCTGTAGGTTGTCCACAGATTGGAAAAAACCACGTTGGAAGATAAACACGCCATTGGTTTTGCTGGTGTAGAGGTAATAGCCTTCGGGTACTTCTCCGTCATAGCCCTCGGGTACGATCAGGTACTTGCCTCCTTTGCCTCGATCTGGGCCAGGGAAGCCAATGTCGCCCAAGAAGCGGGTACCATCGGGGCGCTCTGGTCCTTCGAGTGGTCTGTGCCAAAAGTCATCCAACAATCCCTGTAGCATCGGAGGCACATCCAGCACCAAAGGACCTGTTTTGCTCAGATCGGCAAAACCCAGTGCATAAATCACATCCGAGTTGGGCGTAGTGATGATCGTTTGGGGCTTTAGTCTTTTCTCAAAGACTGAGATTACATTGTAGCCTTCTCCAAAGGTCTTGCCTAGCCCTTCTTTCATAGCGTACATATTGACTGCCGGCAATGCCCACAGATAGGTTTGCGTGGCACGTTGGAAATAAAGTTCTTCGTCCAGTGTGCGTGACACCTCCGCTGTAGGGTACCCCCCCTCAAGCGGCAGACTAGCCAAACTTTCATAGTGATTAGGTTCAGTAGCAGCACTTTGCTGCTTTTCTTGACGCTGGCAGGCTGTGAGTAATACTGCGGTAGCCAAGGATAGGTTTAAGATGTGGTTTTTCATAATATAAAATTAACAATTACAGGTTGAAAATATTTTGTAGTACGCTCACTAGTTGCTGTCAACTGTAGCTTGGCTGGCTGACACTATCACCGCCCATCACGGTAAACTGTCCAAACCTCTGAATGACCGAAAGGAACAAAAATGAAAATAAGATAGATTGTTTCATGGTTATAAAGGTTTATGGTAGTTGTGAATTAATACATGTCAGCTTTAGAAAGCTATATGTATGTGTTATTCTCCCAAGTCAGCCTGGATATCACTCAATTATCCTTTGATGCTCAATCTTTAAGAGAGACTCTGATATGTTACACGCTATGGTTCATGATCGTTATTTATAAAAGGTCCTTGTCAAATGTGATTTGACCATAACTGTACTTAGTTAGAAATAAAGTTAAAGTTATAATGATTGCTTTTTTCATGTTTGATTTGAGAGGTACAATTGGTGCTTGACTATTTACCCAGTTTTTTATTGCAAATCCATTCCGTGGAGTATGAATATACTTTGTGTCTTTTTAAAGTGCTTTATTTTTTCTCAGAAGGGCTGCGGTTAGGCTTAGCCAAAGTCGAATGTAATCCAATGTGAAGAAAATAACAAGCCTATGATTTGTGTGAGGGGTGGTTATAGACGAAATTTTCAACAAATCTTATATAGACAGGCTTGACTGAATTATTAATACCAAAATATGGCTGTAAACTAAAAACAGCTCTTGGTGATAAAGTCAAGAGCTGTTTTTAGTTTAGTGTTTTGTAAGCGGATTAGCTAATTCCCATACCGTTCTGGGTCACCTCGTTGGGTTGGATCAGTCGGAGCTTGCCGTCGTGGTCTTCGGCCATCAGGATCATGCCTTGCGATTCTATGCCCATGATGGCTCTAGGTGCCAGGTTCA contains the following coding sequences:
- a CDS encoding M13 family metallopeptidase, whose amino-acid sequence is MIKLKTYTKIFLLASAVLILGCEPTNQESKEEVEVVSLDLSLRDTTTLPSQNFYRYANGTWLDKTEIPADRSAWGSFHELFENNEKVLSFVLEQATKGELYDENSNEIKAANFYASAMDSLAIEQQGTEPLMPMLARIDELVSKDDMEGTLSALQMIGVTPLFNIYVGIDDKQTDRYIMNVTQSGLGLPDRDYYFREDKTGQDIIAGYKAFITKIFVLVGEDSLAAASKAENIYALEAELAANSMTRLERRNPETNYNKITLAELQENSSWLDWNRFFKGIGVNGISEINVNQLDYITKLTDVIGSANLADIKDYLKLRLISSNTGYLSNDFVMTAFNFYSKQLSGQQEMRPRSKRMVNATNGNLGDALSKLYVDEVFPPEAKAKCLEMVNNIKAAMHKRIDGLTWMSDETKKEAHMKLKKLKVKIGYPDEWKDYGSVEITKDNFLQNRWNANAFANSENFGKLGKPIDPNEWHMAASVVNAYYNPPANEIVFPAGILQPPFYNYKADEAVNYGGIGAVIGHEITHGFDDSGRKYNHEGQLKDWWTEEDGAEFERRAEVMVAQYNSFTVQDTLHVNGKLTLGENIADLGGMLIAYDALQMFYDKNGRPDNIDGMTPEQRFFMSQATLWRGKYRPELEQRLLIGDTHSPGKFRVNGPVSSMTAFYDAFGIKEGDALWRSEDERVDIW
- a CDS encoding tetratricopeptide repeat-containing sensor histidine kinase, encoding MNLPKPLLLAVLFSLFFCSARAQIDSLKSVLKTAEGVPRVQLLNKISFTYGYSNFDSARYYGELALASAQTLGYIKEELEAMINVSYSYFDEGRTDTAIYITKICLVNAHDQGQFLPEMDAYLALGNFYDDKNKLDSAAWAYSQNISIGKENDRVQKTTAAVGNLGNLYKQQGLYDLAIGQYVAAAELNLSMGNVNKQANYLANIGFIYLETDAYEQALTYFTEAYDLVKDSDYNRNKWHALTGKSLVHVNLKQYEQAMEGFEMILKEAKESGDPYQVPSTLHNLADLSNEQGEHKKALVYCLEALERFEALQSQVAITQTHSLLCSIYGELGQTNQALLHCDTAWALAKAHELSATFQDIYEIKSNVLSGALRYEEAYATRLQYEKTKDERQSAARARNIEALNTQFKTKEKELQIKVQEEQLAGQETFIKQQRAIQLLILVVLLFVVGLAMVIWKNNKKQRTVNAQLSEQKEIIERTSKERETLLKEIHHRVKNNLQVISSLLSMQSRQMEDGEAKIAVREGQSRIKSMSLIHQKLYSQDELSRINMSEYIDELSHFLFKSYKANNHIEAVINTQRCLLDVDTAVPLGLIINELIANALKYAFDGDQMGVVQVNLESNGEEYKLRISDNGKGLPEGWNTGKSMGMRLVHILVDQIDGTLHIDGDSGTSFTITFRDTQAA
- a CDS encoding 30S ribosomal protein THX; translated protein: MGKGDVKTKKGKISKGSFGVSRPHKKKAVVVEKPKAKKKK
- a CDS encoding PKD domain-containing protein, which translates into the protein MKSLILLVRLMTLMILLTFLQSCDLDELLGKEEDPDFGKELPAKIQGSWYNASGVWLYEIGTDTEEGYYIQTEDVQYFYTEYDLTSGVYTVLAESLDGNEAQFYIIPGSESYIMAISQESPSSGLVTVWNDIELIGSGEVSGGGLPTTMYDGWYNANSIWLWSIQKSTPDNYVQTGNVKYYFEEADVSLSNEAYKVLGVSASGTARTFYFKHGANTSELQASTVSSTSGFETYWNAVSNIPLPHALFTASSGNIATGESVQFNDYASYAVKYLWTFEGGTPATSSDKNPKVTYNSAGEFKVSLKVTNYAGTHTEEKDNYIKVSASSVTRGFAWCGNPTSISYTPSTSYSYNSKGGAISVTRSTTGSYAVRFAGMSMSNAHVQASLYGDSEGAVRVLSWSNSGADLVVDVRTFDNEANLADRTFNIFVTGTGFEGAYLYASEESLGSYTPTTTKSYNSSGGSPTITSSSVGTYKVKIPGAGSSLGNVQVTAAGAVSAIAKVKEWSILGNDLIIEVRTYHSGTGALKDAEFNLLYTKNLTNVKGAYGYALYETATTAYTPSRTSNSATGTMYMRKIETGSYEVIVSNQAGSGNTILVTAHGNNNYKASVSSWSSYGADLKAYVNTYNSNGVLTDAEFTFFTIYQD